One Candidatus Cloacimonas sp. DNA window includes the following coding sequences:
- the amrA gene encoding AmmeMemoRadiSam system protein A, with protein sequence MFTPEQKKELLSLARNTIKAHFTGQKVTLPDDPAFQPKRGVFVSLHINNELRGCIGYIKGYKSIAESISEMAVAAAFQDPRFPPLTERELEKVTIEISVLGELIPLLKNEQPEIGRDGLYIQNPFGSGILLPQVAVEYNWKPETFLREVCRKAGLHPNAYLEPYTTVFRFTADVFSEMDTF encoded by the coding sequence ATGTTTACCCCTGAACAAAAAAAAGAACTGCTATCCCTGGCAAGAAACACTATAAAAGCTCATTTTACAGGACAGAAAGTTACTTTACCTGATGATCCCGCTTTCCAACCTAAACGCGGTGTTTTTGTCAGTTTGCATATAAATAATGAACTGCGCGGCTGCATTGGTTATATAAAAGGGTATAAATCCATTGCGGAAAGTATCAGTGAAATGGCAGTGGCAGCCGCTTTTCAAGATCCGCGTTTTCCTCCCTTAACGGAAAGGGAACTGGAAAAAGTAACTATTGAGATTTCTGTTTTGGGCGAGCTAATCCCCTTACTGAAAAATGAGCAACCAGAAATAGGTCGCGATGGACTTTATATCCAAAACCCTTTTGGCAGCGGAATATTACTGCCTCAAGTGGCGGTCGAATATAACTGGAAACCGGAGACCTTTTTAAGAGAGGTCTGTAGAAAAGCTGGTTTACATCCCAATGCCTATTTGGAACCATACACTACTGTCTTTCGTTTTACTGCGGATGTCTTTAGTGAAATGGATACATTTTGA
- a CDS encoding HAD family phosphatase encodes MNNFTAVIFDMDGTLIDSMQIWRNVDKEFLHCRGLEVPTDLFENLPSGNSFIQTAQYFKTRFGLPDSPESIMQEWTKMVCNHYENNIKLKPGATELLIALKEKGIKIGLGTSNSLELAKKVLMRNAVWHYFQCAITGDIDLMGKPYPDIYLKAAKHLCEEPQHCLVIEDTLTGVQAGKAAGMTVFAVYDEDSRDQHSSMKMVADGFFPDLKILSEEFFRILE; translated from the coding sequence ATGAACAATTTTACAGCTGTAATCTTTGATATGGATGGAACTTTAATTGATTCTATGCAAATCTGGCGTAATGTGGATAAGGAATTTTTGCATTGCCGGGGTCTGGAAGTTCCAACTGACCTGTTTGAAAACCTCCCTTCCGGGAACAGCTTTATTCAAACAGCCCAATATTTTAAGACCAGATTCGGTCTGCCCGATAGTCCCGAAAGTATTATGCAAGAATGGACTAAGATGGTTTGTAATCATTATGAAAACAATATAAAGCTTAAACCCGGAGCCACGGAATTGCTTATCGCTTTAAAAGAAAAAGGAATAAAAATCGGATTGGGAACCAGTAACTCTTTGGAATTGGCAAAAAAAGTGCTAATGCGCAATGCCGTATGGCATTATTTTCAATGTGCCATAACCGGAGATATTGATCTAATGGGCAAGCCCTACCCCGATATTTATTTGAAGGCGGCAAAACACTTATGTGAAGAGCCACAACACTGTTTAGTAATTGAAGACACTTTAACGGGTGTGCAGGCAGGAAAAGCAGCAGGAATGACTGTTTTTGCCGTTTATGATGAAGATAGTCGCGATCAACATTCCTCTATGAAAATGGTCGCAGATGGTTTTTTCCCTGATTTGAAAATACTTTCAGAAGAGTTTTTTCGCATCTTGGAATAA